The DNA region ACTCGCGCAAGCACATTGCCCAGATGCTCCGCCGCGACCTGTACAATACCCCAGCCACCATTCCACCCTGCCCGTGGCTGGCGTGAAGGCGCTGCGCCTCCGATTGGGATATGGATAACGATAAGGATAAAGACGCCTGCGGCTACCTACGCTTCTCGCACGAACGACGCCCAACAGAGCTTTCCCTGAAAGGGAAACGCAGACCAGCCCAGCGGTGAAGGGAGCCTCCGGCGACTTCACACTGCGGAAAGGCGACCTCCCTCTGGGGATTTCCGCCCGCACACAAAATTGGCCGAGCGGGCGTCGCCGTCGAACCCGCCCGATGGCCGCCCGATTGCCGCCGTCAAACCGCCGCCAAACCGCCGCCAAACCGCCGCCAGGCATCAAACAGCCTCCCGCATTAGCCCTGCTTCTTGCGGATGGTAATCCGCTTCATGCGCGAGCGATCCTGTGGGCTCGTTGCCTCGACTTCTGGGAACTCTTTCAATGCTCCGTAAACGATCCGGCGGTGGTACGAGTTCAACGGGTTCAAAATCACCGGGCGCCCACCCGCCGCCACACGCGACGCCACCGCCTTCACCTTTTCCACCATCTCGCTTTCGCGCTGCTCGCGGTAGTGCCCAACATCCACGCGAACCCGCGGAGCATCCGGCAGCTTCTCCTGCAGCACGCGGTTCACCAGATACTGGATATCATCCAATCGGTCCCCCTTGTTGCCAATCAGGATCGCGGAGTCCTCGGTTTCGATCTGCAAACCCGGCCCACGCTCATCGTTTTCTTCATGGATGGTAACAAAGAACCCGAGGGTACCGAGCATCGTGTCCAGGATCTCGCGGGCGGTCGTCAGTGCGGCAGCTTGGTCAGTCATAACAAAAAATTCATCGATTAATGATGCGTGGGCGAAACATGGATCCGCTCGCATTTCCGCGCAACCTCAACAAATCCCTACCTTCCGCGCAAATAGAAACGCCGCGCATCGTTCCCCACCCACACCACCAATCCTCACAATCGTCTACCGGACCCATCGATCGCATTGCAATCGTTGCTCCATCGTCTACCTTGCGCCCGACATGAGCGCAGAAACATTGCCTGTAGAGCACGACGATCCAATCAACGCCCGCATTCTTGCCGTTTCCGAGGACAAGATCGGCGGGTTCACCGCGACCCCATTCCAAGACATCGCCGAACAATCCGGCGTGGATTTCGACACGGTGGTCACCCGTATCCGCGCCATGCTGGAAGCCGGCGTGATCCGCCGCGTGCGCCAAACTCTCCTCGCCACCAAGCTCGCCCACGGCGCCCTCTGCGCCTGGAAGCTGCCTGACGACAAAGTCGATACCGCATTCGACTTCATGGCGAAAAACGATCCATTCTCCGGCCACGTAGTGATCCGCTCGACCGACCGCCAGATTTCCGGGTCGGACTATAAACTGTGGACCACCTTGAAAGTGCCACAAGGCGAGTCGCTCGAAGAACACGCCGACGTCCTCAAGCGCATCGTCGGTGCCGAGGACTACATCCTGATGCCTGCCCACGGCGTTTTCGCCCTGGGTGTCGGCCACGTCCGCCGCAAATCACTCGAACTCGGCGCGAAATACGATGAGCCAGCCACCATGATGACCACCAAAACCGTGGAGCTTTCCCCGGAACAGTGGGACGTCTTGCTGGCCCTGAAAGAAGAGCTCACCCTCGATGAAGTCGGACCAAACCCATGGGAAGGTCGTGCCAAGATCGCTGGTGTCTCGTTGGAGCGCTTCATCGAAGTCGCCAAGCAGCTCGACGAAATGAAAGTCATCGGCCGCTTCTCCACATTCCTCGAGCACGTCAAGCCATCGACCACCGGCAAGCGCGTGACGCGTTTCAATGGTCTCTTCCACTGGAAAGTTCCTAAGGGCATGGAAGAAAAAGCCGGCAGCGAAGTCGGACGCCACCTCATCATGACCCACTGCTACTGGCGCGAAGGCGGCCCACAGTTTGGCGGAGTCAATATCATGGGCGTTGTCCACGGCACGGAAAAAGACCGCGTCCTCGAACACAAGGCAGCGATCGACAAACACCTCGAGGAAATCGGCATTCCGGTCGAATACACCAACGTCTTCTGGGGCGGCCGCTCGGAGATCAAGCCATCCGAGATCTCGCCAAAGGTCTACCGCCAATGGCACGAGGAAAATGCGGAAACGACACTCGACTAACCGCAAACCATCCCTCTAACGTATCGGCCGCCGCTGCACCTCCCGCAGCGGCGGCCGTTTCTTTTGTTCCCCCCATGACCGCACCCGCTCTCGTCGAACTCAAATGTACCAACTGCGGATCCCAACTCGATCCCCAGAACATTTCGCCCCAACTGGCCGCCGCCCGTTGCCCGCACTGCAACTCGCTCTTCGCAATCCCGACCCACACGAGCGCTCCACCTCAGCCCCCTGAGCAACCGAAAATCCGTCCAAAAGCGCGCCAGCCAAAGAACATCAACGTCTCCACCCAACGCGGCGATCTAATTCTTGAGCGCCGTTGGTTCTCGCCTGCGATTCTCTTCTTTCTCTTCTTCGCGCTTTTCTGGACCGGTTTCTCGGTCTTTTGGGTAATCGGAGCGTCGGCAGTCGGCGGATTCTTCGGGCTCTTCGGCCTGCCTTTCGTTGCCATTGGAATCGGCATGCTCTACGCCGTGGCCGCAGGCATCATGAACAGCACC from Sulfuriroseicoccus oceanibius includes:
- a CDS encoding protein jag, which translates into the protein MTDQAAALTTAREILDTMLGTLGFFVTIHEENDERGPGLQIETEDSAILIGNKGDRLDDIQYLVNRVLQEKLPDAPRVRVDVGHYREQRESEMVEKVKAVASRVAAGGRPVILNPLNSYHRRIVYGALKEFPEVEATSPQDRSRMKRITIRKKQG
- a CDS encoding Lrp/AsnC family transcriptional regulator, whose protein sequence is MSAETLPVEHDDPINARILAVSEDKIGGFTATPFQDIAEQSGVDFDTVVTRIRAMLEAGVIRRVRQTLLATKLAHGALCAWKLPDDKVDTAFDFMAKNDPFSGHVVIRSTDRQISGSDYKLWTTLKVPQGESLEEHADVLKRIVGAEDYILMPAHGVFALGVGHVRRKSLELGAKYDEPATMMTTKTVELSPEQWDVLLALKEELTLDEVGPNPWEGRAKIAGVSLERFIEVAKQLDEMKVIGRFSTFLEHVKPSTTGKRVTRFNGLFHWKVPKGMEEKAGSEVGRHLIMTHCYWREGGPQFGGVNIMGVVHGTEKDRVLEHKAAIDKHLEEIGIPVEYTNVFWGGRSEIKPSEISPKVYRQWHEENAETTLD